The Sinorhizobium fredii USDA 257 region CGGCGCCCGTTACCAGAAGTCGCTTGATCATCGGTCTCACCTCAATTCAATGGGTCACGGGAATTCAATGGATCTCGGGCTCGGGCAGCTTGTGGGGCGACTGCAGGAAAGTGAAGTCGCAGCCCTCAGGAGCCTGCTGGATATGTTCGGCATGCATCTTCAGATAGCCGCGTGAATAGTCGCGCGCCGGCGGACGCCATTCGGCGAGCCTGCGTTCGATCTCCGCCGCGTCGACCTCCAGGGTGATCGTCCGGCTGGCGACATCGAGGGCGATCATGTCGCCGTTGCGGACGGCTGCCAGCGGGCCGCCCACGTAAGACTCCGGCGCGACGTGCAGGATGCAGGCGCCATAGCTGGTGCCGCTCATGCGCGCATCCGAAATCCTGACCATATCGCGCACGCCCTGTTTCAGGAGTTTCTTCGGGATCGGCAGCATGCCCCATTCGGGCATGCCCGGTCCGCCGACCGGACCGGCGTTGCGCAGGATCATCACGGTCTCGGCGGTCACGTCGAGATTCTCGTCGTTCACCGCCCGCATCATCGCATCGTAATCGTCGAAGACGAGTGCGGGGCCGCGGTGCTTGAGGAGCGCCGGATCGGCGGCGGCCGGCTTCATAACGCAGCCGTCGGGCGCCAGGTTGCCCTTGAGGATCGCCGTGCCGCCGCGGCCAGCCACGGGGTTGTCCAGCGGGCGAATCACGTCAGGCAGGTGAATCTCGGCGTGCTCGATCGCCCCGCCGATGGTGCCGATGACGTTGCGTTCCTGAAGATGCAGCAGCGGCTCCAGCTGTTTCCAAAGGGCAAGAAGGCCACCCGCATAGAAAAAATCCTCCATCAGGAAGGCGCCGGTCGGGCGAATGTTGCACAGCACCGGCACCTTCTCCGACATACGGTCGAAATCCTCCAGGGTCAGGGGAACGCCGCACCGCCGTGCCATGGCGATCAGGTGGATCATCGCATTGGTCGAGCCGGCCATCGCCATGTGCACCGCCAGCGCATTCTCGAAGGCCTTGGCCGTCAGGATGTCGGAGGGTTTCAGGTCCTCGAAGACCATTTCGACGATGCGGGCGCCGGAAAGTGCGGCCATGCGCGAATGGCCGGCGTCGGAGGCGGGAATGGCGGAAGCTCCGGGAAGGCACAGGCCAAGCGTATCGGCGAGCGCCGTCATGGTCGAGGCGGTTCCCATCGTCATGCAGGTGCCGTAGGAGCGGGCGATGCCGCGCTCCATATCGTTCCATTGGAGTTCGGTGATCCGGCCGGCTTCTTTCTCGGCCCAGTATTTCCAGACGTCCGAGCCCGAGCCGAGCGGCTGGCCGCGATAATTGCCGCGCAGCATCGGCCCGGCCGGCACGAAGATCGTCGGCAGGTCGACCTGGATGGCGCCCATGATCGTCGCCGGCGTGGTCTTGTCGCAGCCGGCGAGCAGCACGACGCCGTCGACCGGATGCGAGCGGATGAGTTCCTCCACCTCCATGGCGAGGAAGTTGCGGTAGAGCATCGTCGTCGGTTTTACATAGGTCTCGGCAAGCGACATGGCCGGCAGCTCGACCGGGAAGCCGCCCGCCTGCCAGACGCCGCGTTTCACCTCGTCGGCGCGGGCGCGCAGATGCGCGTGGCACGGATTGATGTCGCTCCAGGTGTTGATAATCGCGATGACAGGCTTGGCGGCGATTTCCTGCTGGTCGTAGCCCATCTGATAGAGGCGGGAGCGATGGCCGAAGGAGCGCAGATCCTTGGCGCCGAACCAGCGGAAACTCCTAAGATCTTCTGGACTCTTGCGTTTGGTCATCCGCGACCTCCTTTGCATTCCCGATCGGCTCGGCTAAATTAGACCTGTCCAGAAAAATGACAGGCGAGACCAAGCTATTGAACGACGTGATGTTGAAACTGAAGCCGGCGCGGCGCGAACGCCTTGCCGACGTACTTTACGGCCAGATCCTCGAGCAGATCACCAGCGGGCAATTCGCCGAAGGCGCGAAATTGCCGTCCGAGGCGCGCATCTGCAGCGACTTCCAGGTCTCCCGTCCGGTGGTGCGCGAAGCGCTGATGCGGCTGCAGGCGGATGGGCTGGTGGTCTCGCGCCAGGGGATCGGCACCTTCGTCAAGTCGCGGCCCTCCAACAAGCTCACCGATTTTGCCGCCTCGGCAGAGATCGCCAGCTATCTGAGAGCCTTCGAACCGCGTCTTGCACTCGAGACCGAGTGCGCCGGATTGGCCGCGATGCGGCGCACCAAAGCCCAGTTGAACCAGATCGGCGAGGCGCTTGCGGCGCTCGAGAGTGCCTTCCAGCGCGGCGAGAACGGCTGGGAGGAGGATTTCGCCTTCCACCTCGCCGTCGCGGCCGCCGCGGGAAACGAGCTGTTTCCACGCCTCCTGCAAGACTTGCGCGACATCATGAGCGGCTCGATGCGCATGGCCCTGAGCCTTACGCAGCAGGGCTCGGAAGACCGGCGGCGCCGGGTCCTCGAAGAGCATCGCAAGATCTTCATGGCGATCTCCAGCCAGAATGCCGACCTGGCACGTCTCCACATGCGCTACCACCTGACGGAATCCCGCGCCCGCGTCACCGGATCCTACGGCGATCTCTAGGCAGGCATCGTCCGGCGTCGAGACCCGAAGGATAGCGGCAGGTCCTACCGCCCTCTTGCCTGCCGGCCATCTCCCCCACGAGGGGCGAGATCGACTCGCCGCAGGCCGAGTGCACCAATCAAACGGCTTGCCGGAAGACAGCGCCTCTTGATGGGCACAGCGCGCAATACATGCGTTCTCCCCACTTATAGGGGAGCTGGCCGGCAGGCCAGAGGGGGATGGGGCAAGGGCCATCACAGTTACTCGCTAGGCGCTCGCCGAGCGCAGTGGTGTGGCTGCAGCCGCCGCCCCTTGACACTTTGACTTAAGCTCGCGCGCCGCTTTGGTGATGGCCTCGAGCCGTTCGGCGCCGTCGAGATTGGTGAGAAAGTCGCCGATCGGTCCCGTATCGCAAATCCCGGCGAGGCGCACCGCCTCGTGCAGGACACGGATCGGCGAATGGGCATCGCGCAGGTCCTCGAGCGGCAGGAAGCTTTCGCGGATGGCCCTGGCGTCAGCGAAACGACCTTCGCGGCCGGCCTTCAGGATCGCCGTCGAGAGATGCGGGGCGACGCAGACCGAGCCGGAGGTGAATGCGGTCAGGCCCATTTCCATGTGGTCGATCGCCGGGCGCTCGCCGATGCCGCTTACGATCCGCTCGCCGGAGCCGACGGCTTCGAGGATTGCGGCGAGATAGGGATCATCCTTCGGCTCGGGACGAATCACCGCATATTTCAGCGCCGAGATCGCGCCATCGCGGAAGAGACGGGCGATGTCGGCCGCCTCCATGAACCCGTTGTTCTTGATATAGGCGATCAGCGGTCGCCCCATGATGTCGGCAAGCTTGGCAAAGCCGGAGGCCAGGCCCGCCGGCGTTGCCGGAAAGGAGAGCGGCAGGACCATGGCGGTCGGAAAGGCCCGCTCGCGCAGGATGGCGGCCTGATCGGCGGCCTTGCCGAAATCGGCGCCGATCGACGGGATCATCCAGCCGTCGGCAGGCGCGATCTCCTCGAGCATGTCGAGCAGCCGGCCGAAATCCATGACGCCGAAATTATAGAGATTGGCGTTGCCGCCGTACAGATAGGTCGTCACACCACCCGAGCGCAGCCAATCCACCTGTCGGCGATTTTCCGTCTTGTTCGGCACTCCCTGCGCGTCGCGCGCCAAAGGCGGGACCGAGAGGACGGAGGCGCCGAGGTCGGCCGTGGTGACGGATGTCGTTTTCATGGAAATCTCCTGGGCAAGTTTCTTGTATTTTTATTTTACAAGTTGAGCGGAGGCAAGAGAGATGTTAAGGAAAAACGAGATCGCTAAACCTAAAGAATTCCGCGCATTGTCGCGGAGTCGTGAAAAGCTGGCGTTCAGACGATGTGCAAAACATGTCTTTCGACTTGACATTTGAATGCGTGCTGGACCTGCGCTGCGAGGTGGCCGAGAGCCCCGTTTACGATGAATCGCAACTGCCTGTTCTTCGTCGATATCGGTCGCGGGGCTCTGCATAGCGCGGACCTTTCGGGCGCCGACCATATCCAATGGACCGGGGGTTCGCTCGACGAGCCCGCTCTTGACCCGGCGCGATCGCTATGCCGGCGTCCCGGGAGGAAATGAATCGTCGTCTTTGACTGCCGCTGGGGCCTCGAAGCGAGCGATCTCGGCGCCGGCTTGCAGATAGGCCCCGGCCTCGGCCTTTATCCGGATCTTGCCGGTCCGCGGCGCCGTGACCTGGGTTTCCATCTTCATCGCTTCCATGACGGCAATGAGTTCGCCGGCGGCGACGTCTGCGCCATCCTCGACCTTGAAGGCTTGCAGGGTGCCGGATATCGGCGCGGTCACGTCCAGCGCGTCGTTCGTCTCGGTCGCCGTTGCCGCACCGACGCCTTGGCCTGCAAGTCCGCCGAGACCGGCAAGCAGGGCGGCGGGAATGCCGAGTTGATGGCGCATGCCGTCGATTTCGACATGCGTGCGGATCAGCGAAAGATTGGCAACCGGTTCGGGGCGAGCCTCCGCCTCGAGACGGGCGGCGAAATCGGTCTCGATCCAGCGCGTGTGCACCTTAAAGGCATTCTCGCCGCTAAAATCCTCCGTCTCAATCGCGGCGCGATGGAAGGGCAGAACAGTGGCAACGCCCTCGATTCTGAATTCCTTCAGGGCGCGACGGGCGCGTCTCAAGGCTTCCTCGCGGGTGGCGCCGGTGACGATCAGCTTCGCCACCAGCGAATCGAAGGTGCCGGGTACGGTCGAACCCGACACCACGCCGCTGTCGAGTCGAATACCGGGCCCGGACGGGGCGTCGAAAACGGTGATCGCTCCCGGCGTCGGCAGGAAACCGCGCCCTGGGTCTTCGGCATTGATGCGGAACTCGATCGAATGGCCACGCGGGGCAGGCGTTTCGGTGACGCGCAGGGGCAGGCCGTCGGCGATGCGGAACTGTTCGATGACGAGGTCAATGCCGGTTGTCTCCTCGGTCACCGGATGTTCGACCTGCAGGCGGGTGTTCACTTCAAGGAAAGATATCGTGCCGTCGACGCCGAGCAGGAACTCGACGGTGCCGGCGCCTGCATAGCCGGCTGCGGCGCAGATCTTCTTCGCAGCGTCATGGATCGACTGGCGCTGAGTGTCGGAGAGGAATGGGGCAGGCGCCTCCTCGACGAGCTTCTGATTGCGCCGCTGCAGCGAGCAGTCGCGGGTCCCCAGCACCACGACATTGCCGTACTTGTCGGCCATAACCTGCGCCTCGATGTGGCGCGGACGGTCGAGGAAGCGTTCGAGAAAACATTCGCCGCGGCCGAAGGCGGCCTTGGCCTCACGCACGGCGGATTCGTAGAGTTCCGCCACTTCCTCCATCTTCCAGGCGACCTTCAAGCCACGGCCGCCGCCGCCATGGGCCGCCTTGATGGCTACGGGCAATCCGTGCTTTTCCGCAAAGGCGATCACTTCGGCAGCCGTGTCGACCGGGCCATCACTGCCGGCCACCAACGGTGCACCGACGCTCAAAGCAATCCGCCGTGCTTCGACCTTATCGCCCAGTGCCTCGATGACCTGCGGGTCGGGGCCGATCCAGGTGAGGCCGGCATCGATAACAGCCCGGGCGAATTCAGCCCGCTCGGAAAGGAACCCATAGCCCGGATGCACGGCGTCGGCGCCAGAGCGCTTGGCGATGTCGACTAGCTTGTCGACGTCGAGATAGGTCTCGTCGGGGCGGCTTCCGGAGAGCCCATAGGCTTCGTCGGCCAGCTCAACGAAGAGTGCATCCATGTCCGGATCGGCATAGACGGCGACCGATTGCAGGCCGTGGTCGCGACAGGCTCGAATGATTCGCACTGCGATCTCGCCACGATTGGCGATCAGAACCTTCTTCATGGATGTCTCCTCCCAATTTTTGATCGGCCGGATCGCGGTCTCAAGCCCCCGCGATGTGAATTTCCGCGAAAGTCGTCACGAGCCGGAAGCGAATCTGGGCATTGACCGGGATCTGCCCGGCGAGATCGAGATGGTACTCGGCAACCGTGCCGATGACCGGATAGCCGCCGGTGAGCGGATGGTCGGCGAGGAAAAGCACCGGCTGACCGCTATGCGGCACCTGGATGGCGCCGGTCGCCGTACCCTCGCTCGGCAATTCCGCCTTGTCCCTGCGCTCGAGCGCGGTTTCACCTGAAAGGCGGATACCGACACGGTTCGACTGCGGCGTCACCTGCCAGAGCTGATCGGAGAGGCTGGCAATGCCCGCCTCGGTGAACCAGTCGCTGCGCGGGCCCATGATCACGTCGAGCGTCACGACCTCGCCGGGAGCGGGATGCTCGAAGGCCGGCATTTCGGTGAGGGATACGCTGGCCAAGGTCGCGGTTTCCTTTTCCACCGTCAGAATGGCGCCTGCCGTGACGGGATCCGGACCGACGATGGCGAGCGTATCGGTAGAGGCGCTGCCGAGTACCGGCTTTACATGGAAGCCGCCGCGCATGGCCAGATAGCAGCGCATTCCTCTCGGCGCATGGCCGAGCGTCACGACATCGCCAGGCTCCAGTGAGATCGGTTGATAGCTTTCGGCTGTAATTGTTCGCCCGGAGGCGTCACGGATGGAAATTGGACAGGGCGCGCCGGTGAGCGCAACGACCGTGCGGCCCGATACTGCGAACGAGAAGCCACCGGGGATGATTTCAACGCACGGCGTGCCGACGGCATTTCCGACGACCCGATTGGCGGCTTTCAGCGCACCCCGATCGAGCGCGCCAGAGGAGGATACACCCTGACCGGTCTGGTCGAAGCGGCCGAGATCCTGGAACAGCGCCGGCATGGGCGCGGCCAGAATCTTTAGCGTCAGCGCCTCGGCAGTGAGCTCGGTCGAGCTGGCGTCTGGAGCTTTCACCCCCGCCGCGGAACCCGGGACCGACCTCTTTTCCAGATCGAAGAAGCGCACGCGGTAGCCGGGCTGGAACAGTGCTGGCGGATCGCGTGACAGGTCCCACATCCGCTCCGGCGTCGTGCCGATGATCTGCCAGCCGCCCGGACTTGCCTGTGGATAGACGCCGCTGAAGGCGCCGGCCAAGGCGACCGAACCGGCTGGGATCTTCGTGCGCGGGCTCTGGCGGCGCGGCACCTGAAGGGCGGGATCGCCGCCAACGAGATAGCCGAAGCCGGGCGCGAAGCCGCAGAAGGCGACGGTGAAGGTGCTTTCGGTGTGGCGGCGGATGACGTCTTCCACGGAAAGCCCGGTCAACTCCGCCACGTCTTCCAGGTCTTCACCATCATAGCGGACCGGGATCTCGACGAGCTTGTCGGAGGGCGCGATGCGGGCCGACAGATCGCGGGTGGTGATCTCGCCGGCCAGCCTCTCCGCCGTGAGCGTTTCCGGCCGGAAGCGAATCATCAGCGTCCGTGCGGCCGGCACCATGTCCTCAATGCCTTCCACCGGATCGGCGCTGAGCGAGGCAAAAAGCGCCAGCGTCTTGTCGAGATCGGCAAGTTCGACAAGCAGTACTGTCAGGCTGACGGGCAGGAAACGCATCAAAACCTCACGCGTGATATGCGGAATCGGGAATATCGGTGATGAACATGTGCCCGGGCGCATGTGTGATCGCAAAAGGCACACGGGACGCCATCACGGCCGCTTGCGGGGTGACGCCGCAGGCCCAGAAGACAGGGACTTCGCCCCGCTCGATGCGCACCGGATCGCCAAATTCCGGCCTGGATAAGTCCTTGATGCCGATCTCCTGCGGCGCGCCGACGTGCACGGGTGCGCCATGCACGGCCGGAAAGCGGCCGGAGATCGTCGCGGCATCCGCCACGCGGGACGCCGGGATGGGGCGCATCGAAACGACCATGTTGCCATGCAGACGGCCGGCGGGCCGGCAGGGCATGCTGGTCAGATACATCGGGACATTGCACTTGTCGGTAATGTGGCGGATCTCGATGCCGGCCTCGATCATCGGCGTTTCGAAAGTAAAGCTGCAGCCGATCAGGAAGCTGACGAGGTCCGCGTGCCCTGCCCAGGCGGCAGTCGCATCGGCTGTTTCCTCGACGAGCTTGCCGTCGCGCCAGATGCGATAAAGCGGGAGGTCTGTGCGCAGGTCGGCACCCGGCGCCAGAAGCGTCGTGTGCGAGCCGGGATCGGAGACGTCGAGCACGGGGCAAGCCTTCGGATTGCGCTGCGCATAGATCAGGAAGTCCAAGGCCCAGTCGCGCGGCAAGACGATCATGTTCGCCTGGGTGAAGCCCGGTGCGACACCGGATGTCGGTTCGACACTGCCGCCGCGATAGCGTTCACGCGCTCCGCGAGCCGCTTCGGCATCGACGTGGCCAAGGTTTTCAATCGCAATCACGGTGTCCTCCCGACAATTGTCCTGGGCGAGCTGAGGAAAAGTGTGAGCGGTTTTCCGCCCGCATCCCGCTCTGAGTTATTAGGATCCATCACGTTTATGATTTTGGTCGAATTCGACACAGAATCGTCGTGATCTAGGCCCCCAAGAACGAACGAACGGTGATCCCGTCGGACTCGAAGGCTTGGCGGATTACCCGAGCGATCGCCACGGCGCCGGGGCTGTCACCATGCACGCAGATCGACTGCGCATCGATGTTGATGGTCGAGCCGTCGATCGCTTCGAGTGAACCCTCATGGGCGAGCTGCAGCATCCGCCGTGCGATCACATCAGTATCGTGCAGCACCGCCCCCGGCTCGCGACGCGAGACGAGCTGGCCGTCCGGCGCATAAGCACGGTCGGCGAAGGCTTCGGCTACGGTCTTGAGGCCCGATTTGCGGGCAACCTCGTGGACAGGTGCGCCGGCCAGTCCCATCAGCACGAGATCCGGATCGATGGCCTTGATGCCGTCGATCACCGCCTGGCCCTGCTTCGGGTCGCGGGCAATGCGGTTGTAGAGCGCGCCATGTGGTTTGACATAACCGACGGTGACACCGGCTGCGGCGGCGACGCCTTTCAGGGCGCCGATCTGGTAGATGACGTCGGCGGTCAGTTCCGCGCTCGTGACATCCATGTCACGCCGGCCGAAGCCGACGCGATCGGGATAGGAGACATGCGCCCCGATCGAAACACCTTTTTCAGCGGCCGCCCTGACGGTTTTCAGGATACCGAGCGGGTCGCCGGCATGGAAGCCGCAGGCGATATTGGCGCTCGAGACGATGGCCAACATCGCCGCGTCATCGCCCATGCTCCAGGCGCCATAGCTTTCACCGAGGTCACTGTTAAGATCAATGGCAGTCATCTGGATCTCCTTAGGCTGAGAGAAGCGCAAAAATCGGGCCGATCGACTTGTAGCCCATGTACCAGGTCAGCGCGCAGACCAGTACGCCCATCGCCAGCAGCCAACGCGGATAACGATAGCCGACCATGAGGTCGGAACGGGACCAAGCCGCATAGATGAAGATCGACAGACCGATCGGCAGGATGAGACCGTTCAAACCACCGACGAAGACAAGCATCTGGGCCGGCGGCGTGGTGATGACGACGTAAAACATCAGCGAGATGGCGATGAAGATCACCGTCGCGATGTTGCGGGCGCGTTCGGTGATGTCCTGTTTGAAAATGGTGATGAAGGAAACCGATGTATAGGCAGCACCGATGACCGAGGTGATCGCGGCTGCCCAGAAGATGACGCCGAAGATGCGCAGGCCGATGCCGCCAGCCGCGGTCTGGAAGGCCTGGGCGGCCGGGTTCGCACCCTTGCCGGAGACATCGATGACGACGCCGCTCGCGACCACGCCGAGAACCGCGAGGAAGAGCACGTAACGCATGAGGCCGGTCACGGCGATGCCAGTGAGGGCCGCGCGGTTGACCGCACCGAGATTTTCGATGCCGACCGTTCCCTTGTCGAGCAGGCGATGGGCGCCGGAATAGGTGATGTAACCGCCGACCGTGCCACCGACGATGGTTGTAATGGTGGCGAAATCGATGGTGGACGGCAGGAAAGTCTGGAACAGCGCATCGCCGACGGGGGGCCCCGATACGATGGCAACGTAAACAGTCAATGCGATCATGAGTACGCCGGCAAGGATGATGAACCGGTCGACCGCCATGCCGGCGCGCTTCGACAGGAAGATGCCTATCGCCAAGACGGCGCTGATGGCACCGCCGACCTTCGGATCGAGCCCGATCATCGCATTGATGCCGAGGCCGGTGCCGCCGATATTGCCGATGTTGAAGAACAGTCCGCCGACAATGACGAGAATGGCGAGCAGATAACCGGAGCCCGGGATGGCCGCATTGGCAAGGTCGGAGGCACGCATCTTCGTCAGCGTCACGATCCGCCAGATGTTAAGTTGCACGACGAAGTCGATTAGGATCGAGGCAAGGATGGCGAAGGCGAAAGCCGCCCCGAGCTTGGTCGTGAATGTTGCGGTCTGGGTAATGAAGCCCGGGCCGATGGCCGAGGTAGCCATCAGGAAAATTGCGGCTGTCAATGCCGAGCGACGCGACTTGGCCGACATGCTGGGCGATTTGTCAGACGGGCCGGACAACGTGGCGGGCCCGGCGCCGCTGGATGAAATAGATGGCTGCTCCATTAACTCTCTCCCTATGTGCGGCCGCCCCCTCAACTCCCTCAGGTTGGCCCACGTGAATTTTCGGATGGAAGCTAGCGTCTTCTCGTTTCACAATTCTGTCAAGATTGTTCAACAATTTTTATTTTGTCTTTCTACTATGTTGTTAAAATGTTGAGCGATTTGTACATTACTTGGGTACCATTTCACATGGTTTGGGCAGATTTTGGCCTGGTGGGGAGCCGCACTTGCCTCCGTCGTGCCATCAACGATAGGGAGGCGGCGCGGGATCACTCGCTTCCGTGTACGCCTGCTTGACCGTGAATCATGTCTGACGTCGCCTTGATCCGCCTGATCGCGCCGTTCCTCTCATGGTTCCAATGGGGCGCGAACCGCTATATCGATGCGAAAGGGGAGGATGGTTTATCCTTGTCCATGCGTGAGGGGCTCTGATGGCTGAGCAGAATAACACATCGGCGCTTGCGCCGCGGCTGGCGGAGGAAATTCGCGACAAGCTGATTGCGGGCGAGTTGAGGCCCGGCCAGCGCCTGTCCGAGGCTGCGCTCAGCACCGGTCTCGACGTATCGCGCAATTCGCTACGCGAAGCCTTCCGGCTTTTGACCAAGGAAGGGCTGCTGCGGCACGAGCCCAATCGTGGCGTCTTCGTCGCGACGCCCAGCATGGGTTCTATCATCGACATCTACCGGGTTCGACGGATGATCGAATGCCAGGCGATTGCCAAAGCCTATCCCAAGCACCCGGCGGTGGCGCGAATGCGCTCGGCGGTTGAGCATGCCAAGGTCGCGCGCAGTCGCAAGGACTGGCGAACGGTCGGCAGCGAGAACATGGTCTTTCATGCGGCGATTGTCGATCTCGCTGACAGTCAGCGGCTGAACACCTTCTATGCCCAGATCGCCGCGGAGCTGCGCCTCAGCTTCGGTCTGCTCGACGATCCCGAGCTGTTGCACGCGCCCTATGTCGACCTGAATGCGGCAATCCTCGAGAAGCTCGAGGCGGGGATGACTGCTGAGGCTGCCGCAGACCTTGAGGCCTATCTCATGCAGTCGGAGCGCACTGTTCTCGCCGCATTCTCGCGAATTGTTACGGACAACGCCTCTGGGAGGTGACCTTGCGCAACGCGTGTACACGGGCCGTTTAGCGATGCACACCTACCTTCCGGGCCGGAGCATCAGTCGCTCGAGCGCCCTCCACTTGAACAGTTACGAATGACAACAATGAAGATGCGAGGGCTATCCCTGCGTAGCATGGCGACGACACCACCGTGCCGATCTTGGCGAAGGGCAAGACCGATACGGTCGCATCTTGGACCTATGTCAGGGATTATGCGCATCCGATTATGCGCAGCTCACCGGGACAGTTAGCCAGTTTTCCTATTCGGTTGGTGCCGACAGATATCATGGCGGAGCATCGGGCGACTGCTGCTTGCCGAAAAGCCCATTAGTCGCGGTGGCGCAATTTTTATAGTGGCGCTTTGGGCCCTGGCTGCCGCCTCCGTCAATTGGTGGTTCATGCCCGGCGCTGCTAGGTAATCCCGCACCTGGGCAATCTGCTAGTCTACGTCGTCTGATGGGGCGTTCCTGGCTTCACGGGGCGGATTGGGGAAACCAGTTCAAGGGCTGAGGGGCTGATCCTTATCGGAATCTCGCCACCCTTAAACCGCACCCGCGAGTGCCATCGTTGTCGATCCAGATGACCTCGCCCCTGGCCAGCACGTAATCGCCCTTCTGAAGCTTCCTGTCCATCAGAGGCTCTC contains the following coding sequences:
- a CDS encoding FadR/GntR family transcriptional regulator, giving the protein MNDVMLKLKPARRERLADVLYGQILEQITSGQFAEGAKLPSEARICSDFQVSRPVVREALMRLQADGLVVSRQGIGTFVKSRPSNKLTDFAASAEIASYLRAFEPRLALETECAGLAAMRRTKAQLNQIGEALAALESAFQRGENGWEEDFAFHLAVAAAAGNELFPRLLQDLRDIMSGSMRMALSLTQQGSEDRRRRVLEEHRKIFMAISSQNADLARLHMRYHLTESRARVTGSYGDL
- a CDS encoding dihydrodipicolinate synthase family protein, whose amino-acid sequence is MKTTSVTTADLGASVLSVPPLARDAQGVPNKTENRRQVDWLRSGGVTTYLYGGNANLYNFGVMDFGRLLDMLEEIAPADGWMIPSIGADFGKAADQAAILRERAFPTAMVLPLSFPATPAGLASGFAKLADIMGRPLIAYIKNNGFMEAADIARLFRDGAISALKYAVIRPEPKDDPYLAAILEAVGSGERIVSGIGERPAIDHMEMGLTAFTSGSVCVAPHLSTAILKAGREGRFADARAIRESFLPLEDLRDAHSPIRVLHEAVRLAGICDTGPIGDFLTNLDGAERLEAITKAARELKSKCQGAAAAATPLRSASA
- a CDS encoding LamB/YcsF family protein, yielding MTAIDLNSDLGESYGAWSMGDDAAMLAIVSSANIACGFHAGDPLGILKTVRAAAEKGVSIGAHVSYPDRVGFGRRDMDVTSAELTADVIYQIGALKGVAAAAGVTVGYVKPHGALYNRIARDPKQGQAVIDGIKAIDPDLVLMGLAGAPVHEVARKSGLKTVAEAFADRAYAPDGQLVSRREPGAVLHDTDVIARRMLQLAHEGSLEAIDGSTINIDAQSICVHGDSPGAVAIARVIRQAFESDGITVRSFLGA
- the araD gene encoding L-arabinonate dehydratase; amino-acid sequence: MTKRKSPEDLRSFRWFGAKDLRSFGHRSRLYQMGYDQQEIAAKPVIAIINTWSDINPCHAHLRARADEVKRGVWQAGGFPVELPAMSLAETYVKPTTMLYRNFLAMEVEELIRSHPVDGVVLLAGCDKTTPATIMGAIQVDLPTIFVPAGPMLRGNYRGQPLGSGSDVWKYWAEKEAGRITELQWNDMERGIARSYGTCMTMGTASTMTALADTLGLCLPGASAIPASDAGHSRMAALSGARIVEMVFEDLKPSDILTAKAFENALAVHMAMAGSTNAMIHLIAMARRCGVPLTLEDFDRMSEKVPVLCNIRPTGAFLMEDFFYAGGLLALWKQLEPLLHLQERNVIGTIGGAIEHAEIHLPDVIRPLDNPVAGRGGTAILKGNLAPDGCVMKPAAADPALLKHRGPALVFDDYDAMMRAVNDENLDVTAETVMILRNAGPVGGPGMPEWGMLPIPKKLLKQGVRDMVRISDARMSGTSYGACILHVAPESYVGGPLAAVRNGDMIALDVASRTITLEVDAAEIERRLAEWRPPARDYSRGYLKMHAEHIQQAPEGCDFTFLQSPHKLPEPEIH
- a CDS encoding putative hydro-lyase, with product MIAIENLGHVDAEAARGARERYRGGSVEPTSGVAPGFTQANMIVLPRDWALDFLIYAQRNPKACPVLDVSDPGSHTTLLAPGADLRTDLPLYRIWRDGKLVEETADATAAWAGHADLVSFLIGCSFTFETPMIEAGIEIRHITDKCNVPMYLTSMPCRPAGRLHGNMVVSMRPIPASRVADAATISGRFPAVHGAPVHVGAPQEIGIKDLSRPEFGDPVRIERGEVPVFWACGVTPQAAVMASRVPFAITHAPGHMFITDIPDSAYHA
- a CDS encoding NRAMP family divalent metal transporter, with translation MSAKSRRSALTAAIFLMATSAIGPGFITQTATFTTKLGAAFAFAILASILIDFVVQLNIWRIVTLTKMRASDLANAAIPGSGYLLAILVIVGGLFFNIGNIGGTGLGINAMIGLDPKVGGAISAVLAIGIFLSKRAGMAVDRFIILAGVLMIALTVYVAIVSGPPVGDALFQTFLPSTIDFATITTIVGGTVGGYITYSGAHRLLDKGTVGIENLGAVNRAALTGIAVTGLMRYVLFLAVLGVVASGVVIDVSGKGANPAAQAFQTAAGGIGLRIFGVIFWAAAITSVIGAAYTSVSFITIFKQDITERARNIATVIFIAISLMFYVVITTPPAQMLVFVGGLNGLILPIGLSIFIYAAWSRSDLMVGYRYPRWLLAMGVLVCALTWYMGYKSIGPIFALLSA
- a CDS encoding acetyl/propionyl/methylcrotonyl-CoA carboxylase subunit alpha, which encodes MKKVLIANRGEIAVRIIRACRDHGLQSVAVYADPDMDALFVELADEAYGLSGSRPDETYLDVDKLVDIAKRSGADAVHPGYGFLSERAEFARAVIDAGLTWIGPDPQVIEALGDKVEARRIALSVGAPLVAGSDGPVDTAAEVIAFAEKHGLPVAIKAAHGGGGRGLKVAWKMEEVAELYESAVREAKAAFGRGECFLERFLDRPRHIEAQVMADKYGNVVVLGTRDCSLQRRNQKLVEEAPAPFLSDTQRQSIHDAAKKICAAAGYAGAGTVEFLLGVDGTISFLEVNTRLQVEHPVTEETTGIDLVIEQFRIADGLPLRVTETPAPRGHSIEFRINAEDPGRGFLPTPGAITVFDAPSGPGIRLDSGVVSGSTVPGTFDSLVAKLIVTGATREEALRRARRALKEFRIEGVATVLPFHRAAIETEDFSGENAFKVHTRWIETDFAARLEAEARPEPVANLSLIRTHVEIDGMRHQLGIPAALLAGLGGLAGQGVGAATATETNDALDVTAPISGTLQAFKVEDGADVAAGELIAVMEAMKMETQVTAPRTGKIRIKAEAGAYLQAGAEIARFEAPAAVKDDDSFPPGTPA
- a CDS encoding 5-oxoprolinase subunit B/C family protein gives rise to the protein MRFLPVSLTVLLVELADLDKTLALFASLSADPVEGIEDMVPAARTLMIRFRPETLTAERLAGEITTRDLSARIAPSDKLVEIPVRYDGEDLEDVAELTGLSVEDVIRRHTESTFTVAFCGFAPGFGYLVGGDPALQVPRRQSPRTKIPAGSVALAGAFSGVYPQASPGGWQIIGTTPERMWDLSRDPPALFQPGYRVRFFDLEKRSVPGSAAGVKAPDASSTELTAEALTLKILAAPMPALFQDLGRFDQTGQGVSSSGALDRGALKAANRVVGNAVGTPCVEIIPGGFSFAVSGRTVVALTGAPCPISIRDASGRTITAESYQPISLEPGDVVTLGHAPRGMRCYLAMRGGFHVKPVLGSASTDTLAIVGPDPVTAGAILTVEKETATLASVSLTEMPAFEHPAPGEVVTLDVIMGPRSDWFTEAGIASLSDQLWQVTPQSNRVGIRLSGETALERRDKAELPSEGTATGAIQVPHSGQPVLFLADHPLTGGYPVIGTVAEYHLDLAGQIPVNAQIRFRLVTTFAEIHIAGA